A portion of the Sebastes fasciatus isolate fSebFas1 chromosome 2, fSebFas1.pri, whole genome shotgun sequence genome contains these proteins:
- the fgf4 gene encoding fibroblast growth factor 4 has translation MSDTSTRSAPPRSAPPRCRCCRRRVRCCCCRYCFVLFSLHWKGKRREAAFRARPGMGSLAALRTVLVLGLVTGLAGGAPSLNVTADRLEALYSRSLARIPGEKREEVSRDGDYLLGIKRLRRLYCNVGIGFHIQVLPDGKITGVHNENRHSLLQISPVERGVVTLLGVRSRLFLAMNRRGKLYGSLHYNNECKFREKLLANNYNAYESAVYPRMFIGLSKNGKTKRGNRVSPAMTVTHFLPRI, from the exons ATGAGCGACACTTCCACACGCTCCGCTCCGCCGCGCTCCGCTCCGCCGCGCTgccgctgctgccgccgccgcgtccgctgctgctgctgccgctacTGTTTCGTCTTATTCTCGCTTCATTGGAAAGGCAAACGCCGGGAGGCTGCTTTCAGAGCCCGACCCGGGATGGGCTCTCTGGCGGCCCTGAGGACCGTCCTGGTCCTGGgcctggtgaccggactggcggGAGGCGCCCCCAGCCTGAACGTCACGGCGGACCGCCTGGAGGCCCTGTACTCCCGGTCCCTGGCGCGGATCCCGGGGGAGAAGCGGGAGGAGGTGAGCCGGGACGGAGACTACCTCCTGGGCATCAAGAGGCTGAGACGCCTCTACTGCAACGTGGGAATCGGCTTTCACATTCAGGTGTTACCGGACGGGAAAATAACGGGAGTACACAACGAAAACCGACACA GTCTTTTGCAGATCTCTCcggtggagagaggagtggtgACTCTGCTGGGCGTTCGCAGCAGACTCTTTCTGGCCATGAACCGGCGAGGAAAGCTCTACGGATCT tTACACTACAACAACGAGTGTAAGTTCAGAGAGAAGCTCCTCGCCAACAACTACAACGCCTACGAGTCGGCGGTCTACCCGAGGATGTTCATCGGCCTGAGTAAGAACGGCAAAACAAAAAGAGGAAACCGAGTGTCACCCGCCATGACGGTGACACATTTCTTGCCAAGAATCTAG
- the fgf3 gene encoding fibroblast growth factor 3 translates to MLTIHVLVLLLSLLVEPVSPRGARCAQGQACDPRPRRDAGGRGGVYEHLGGAPRRRKLYCATKYHLQIHPNGKIDGSLEENDPFSIMEITAVDVGVVAIKGLFSGRYLAMNDKGRLYASEVFNKECEFVERIHELGYNTYASRHHSTEQALPGGGSGSKRRASAKRQWYVSINGKGRPRRGFKTRSTDKASLFLPRVLGNKDHEMVRRLRDSQSAQHHHHHTHHHSGRGDRRRRRHRARKGRGRRSDD, encoded by the exons ATGCTGACGATCCATGTGCTGGTGTTGTTGCTGAGCCTGCTGGTGGAGCCCGTTAGTCCCCGCGGGGCCCGCTGCGCACAGGGCCAGGCCTGCGACCCCCGGCCGCGGAGGGACGCCGGGGGCCGCGGAGGAGTCTATGAACACCTCGGAGGAGCACCGAGACGAAGGAAACTCTACTGCGCTACCAAATACCATCTACAGATTCATCCTAACGGGAAGATAGATGGATCACTGGAGGAGAACGACCCGTTCA GCATCATGGAGATCACGGCGGTGGACGTGGGTGTCGTGGCCATAAAAGGGCTTTTCTCCGGCAGATATCTGGCCATGAACGATAAAGGACGGCTGTATGCCTCG GAAGTGTTCAACAAAGAGTGTGAATTTGTGGAGCGGATCCACGAGTTGGGGTACAACACCTACGCGTCCCGCCACCATTCCACTGAGCAGGCGCTGCCGGGTGGGGGCAGCGGCAGCAAGCGGCGGGCCAGCGCTAAGCGCCAGTGGTACGTTTCCATTAACGGCAAAGGCCGGCCACGGCGAGGCTTTAAAACCCGGAGCACGGACAAAGCGTCGCTGTTCCTGCCTCGGGTGCTGGGCAACAAGGACCACGAGATGGTGAGGCGGCTGAGAGACAGTCAGAGCGcacagcaccaccaccaccacacgcATCACCACAGTGGCCGAGGCGACCGCCGCAGACGGCGACATCGCGCCAGGAAAGGCCGGGGCAGACGGTCAGATGACTGA